The sequence CGGAATATGTTCAAAATCTTGAAGGAATGCTCCGCTGAGCTTTTTTCATTTATAAACTTACTTCCAAGTCTAAATATTTTTAAAGACCCCTCGAATTTTAGTCATAAAGTTGCTCAACAAAGCATATATACTCCTGACTATAATTTATGGAATGCCTTCCTCTGGATCGTCTGCTTCCGGTGGAGACCTTTTAAAAGGTGTCAAAATTAGATGAATTAAAATAGAAATAATGCAAACATTTGACACAAATTATGCTATAATAACCAGGAAAAAATAAATAATTGATCAAATTGACAAGAATTTAATGTATTTCCAATGGAGGGAACGGGAAATGCTACAAGAAGGACAGACTAACCTGAGATCACTTTTTGAAAAATATCTCCATACACAAAGGATCTTCAAAAACAAGGATGTTTTAAGGCACAGCTACACTCCCCGAGAACTTCCCCATAGAAGGGAGCAGATAGAAACTCTCGTTCACATACTTGTTCCCGTTTTGAGGGGGGAGACGCCTTCAAACATCTTTGTGTATGGAAAGACTGGAACTGGAAAGACAGTAACCGTTAGGTATGTAACAGAAGATTTAATGAGGATATCCCAAAAATATGACGTTCCGGTGGATGTTATTTATCTTAACTGTGAAATCGTCGATACCCAATATCGAGTTTTAGCAAATATCGTAAACCACTTTAAAGAAGAAAGCGGCATAGAGGTTCCTCTTGTAGGATGGCCCACTGATGAAGTTTACGCAAAGTTAAAGAAAGTGCTGGATATGAAAGAGCGCTTTGTAATAATAGTTCTGGACGAGATAGACAAGCTGGTTAAAAAGAGCGGCGATGACATTCTTTATTCCCTGACAAGAATAAATACAGAACTCAAAAAAGCAAAGGTAAGCATAATAGGAATATCAAACGACCTGAGGTTTAAAGAGTATCTCGACCCAAGAGTTCTATCAAGTTTAAGCGAAGAGGAAGTTGTTTTCCCGCCATACGATGCCAATCAGCTGAGGGATATTCTCATGCAGAGGGCTCAAGAAGCTTTTTACGAAGGGGTATTGGATGAGGCTGTTGTTCCCCTCTGTGCCGCTTTGGCTGCGAGAGAGCACGGAGACGCAAGAAGGGCTTTAGACCTGCTAAGGGTAAGCGGGGAAATTGCAGAGAGGGAAATGGCACCAAAAGTTACTGAAAAGCACGTATGGAAAGCTCAAGAAAAAATAGAGCAGGACACCATGGAAGAAGTTATTAAAACCCTTCCTCTGCATTCAAAGATTCTGCTTTATGCAATAGTTCTTCTCGATGAAAACGGAGAATTACCAGCAAATACGGGGGACGTTTACTCCGTTTACAAAGACCTCTGTGATTACCTCGATCTTGAGCCCTTAACTCAGAGGAGAATAAGTGATTTGATAAATGAGCTCGATATGCTCGGTATAATCAACGCCAAGGTCGTCAGCAAGGGTCGATACGGAAGAACAAAAGAGATAAGGCTCAACATAACACCCTATAAAGTTAAAAACATTTACCGCTTTGAAGAGACATTGAGACCGTTAATATCAGTTAGCATGCTTAAGCAGAGGAGGTTGTTCTATGGATGAATTCGTGAGGGGTTTGATGTCAAACAACTATCTAATAACTCCCCCTGCATATTTTCTCTTGTCCGAGCACTATAACAAGGATTTTGCCCTACCGGAGCTTATAAAATTCGCAAAGGCAAAGGGGACTTTTATAATAGATGAAACCCTTGCGGAGGAATTTTTAGAGTCCAAAGGGATCCTAATAAAACCAAAACACCTAGAGAAGTTCATAATGGACAAAAAAACTGAAGAAAAAACTGCAGAGGAGCAAACTTTAGAAATTCCCGAAACTACGGAAGTTGAAGAAACTCCAACCTCCGTAAGTACCCCCGTAAGTGAAGCGATAGAAGAAGTAGAAGAAATAGAGGAACCCCAAAATACGCCCGAAACCCAAGAAGTCGTCATGGCTGAAGTTTCTGAAGAGTCTCTAGTAGAGGAAATAGAAGAAAGCGAAGAGCTGGAGGAAGAAGAGGAACTGGAGGAGTCCTTTGAAGTCAATGGCGAGGAAAACGGAGAAAACGGGGAAGTCAAAAGAAAGGTCGTCTTTGAAGAGTACGGAGTTCCCATCGTAGGTGAAGAAGAGCTACCCGAAGAGGAAGAGAAAACTTACTCTGTTTATGTCGATTTTAAGGTTTCTCCGAAAGAAGGGTTTGAATTCATTGCAGAGAAAATAGAGCCAGACTTTAAGGTCAAGTTCGATGTGAAAAACATCAAGCTTAAGCCTCCAAAGGCTAAAAATGGAACCACCAAAGAAGGAGAGATTATTGTTAAGGTCTATGAAAACTACTTCAAGAGCAGACTTAAGAAGATTAGAAGAATACTGCGCGAAAATCCTGAAGTTTCTGGAGTTATCGATATAGGAAAGCTTAGCTACATAAATCCCGAAGGAGATGTAACGATTATAGGGCTTGTAAACTCAAAAAGAGAAACGAGAAACGGCTATATGTTTGAAGTTGAAGACTTAACAGGAATAATAAAAGTCTTCATAGGAAGAGACAAAGAAGACTACAAAAAGGCTTTTGAAATAATGCCAGACAGCGTAGTGGCGTTTAAGGGAAGATACTCAAAGAGAGGAATATTCTTTGCAGAAAACATATACCTTCCAGACGTTCCGATGTATAAACGGGAGAAACCACCGCTGGAAGAGAAAGTGTACGCTGTTTTGATAAGCGATATTCACGTTGGGAGCACCAAATTCTGTGAGAAAGCATTCATGAAGTTTTTAGAGTGGTTAAATGGAAATGTAAACACAAAGGCCGAGGAGGAGATAGTAAGCAGGATAAAGTACCTCATAATAGCTGGAGATGTCGTAGATGGAATAGGCATATATCCAGGTCAATACAACGAACTCAGCATACCAGATATTTTTGACCAATATGAAGCCCTCGCTAACCTGCTTTCCAACGTCCCCGAGCATATAACAATGTTTATTGGGCCCGGAAACCACGATGCCGCAAGGACAGCTCTTCCACAGCCCGAATTCTACAAAGAATACGCAAAGCCCCTTTACGAACTGAAGAATGCCATCATAATAAGCAATCCAGCCGTTATAGATTTGCACGGAAGAGAGTTCCTCGTTGCTCATGGTAGGGGAATAGAGGACGTTGTTAGCTACGTTCCAAATATGAGCCACCACAATCCCATAAAGCCTATGGTAGAGCTTTTGAAACTAAGGCATTTAGCCCCAACTTTTGGAGGAAAAGTCCCAATAGCTCCCGATCTAGAAGACTTACTTGTCATTGAAAGCGTGCCCGACGTAGTGCATATGGGTCACGTCCACGTTTTGGACTACCAGATATACCGGGGCGTTTTCCTACTAAACTCCGCAACGTGGCAGGCTCAAACGGAGTTCCAGAAGATGGTTAATATCGTCCCAACTCCAGCTAAAGTCCCAATTATAGATGTAGATACTGCCAGGCTAAGAATGATAGTTGACTTTAGTAAGTGGTGTGATGTTTGAGGTGAAATAACATGGAGCTTTACAGCGAGGAAATGAAAAAATATTTCGAATCCCTGCAGAGAGAGATTGATAGAGCTTATGAGATAGCCAAACAGGCAAGAGCTCAAGGAAAAGACCCCGTGAGGGATATCGAAGTTCCCCAAGCGACTGATATGGCGGGGAGAGTTGAGAGTCTTGTTGGTCCAAAGGGAGTTGCCGAGAGGATAAGGGAGCTTGTAAAGGAATATGGAAAAGAACTGGCAGCTCTTAAAGTTGTTGATGAAATAATAGAAGGAAAATTTGGAAAGTTTGAGAGTAAAGAAAAGCTTGCAGATCAATCCGTGAGGACTGCATTAGCTATTCTCACTGAAGGTATCGTTTCCGCTCCACTTGAGGGAATAGCAGATGTTAGAATAAAGAAAAATCCAGATGGAACTGATTACCTCGCAATTTACTACGCCGGGCCAATTAGAAGCAGTGGAGGAACGGCGCAGGCGTTGAGTGTTCTCGTTGGAGACTACGTAAGAAGAAAGCTCGGCCTTGATAGGTTTAAGCCAACAGAAGAGCACATAGAGAGGTACGTCGAAGAAGTTGATCTCTACCACAGAGCAGTTACAAGACTCCAATACCATCCCTCCCCAGATGAAGTTCGCTTAGCGGTGAGGAATATTCCAATAGAGATAACGGGAGAAGCTACCGATGATGTAGAGGTTAGCCACAGAAACGTTCCCGGAGTCGAAACAAACAACCTAAGAGGAGGCGCAATACTCGTTTTGGCGGAGGGTGTTCTTCAAAAGGCAAAAAAACTCGTAAAATACATCGACAAAATGGGCATTGAAGGGTGGGAATGGCTAAAGGAGTTTGTTGAAGCAAAAGAAAAGGGAAGCGGCGAGAGGAAAGCTGAGGAAGAAAAAGCAGAAAAATCAGAAGAGAAAACCGCCGTAAAAGTTGAAAAAGGCTTTTACTACGAGCTCTATGAAAAGTTCAGGGCAAATATAGCCCCAAATGCAAAGTATACAAAAGAAATCATTGGTGGAAGGCCGCTTTTTGCCGAGCCTTCAACAAATGGAGGCTTTAGGCTCCGCTATGGAAGGAGCAGAGTTAGCGGATTTGCCACATGGAGCATAAATCCAGCAGTTATGATAATGGTCGATGAATTTTTGGCAGTAGGAACCCAGATGAAAACGGAAAGACCCGGAAAAGGTGCAATTGTTACTCCCGCAAGCACAATCGAGGGGCCCATTGTAAAGTTAAAAGACGGAAGCGTTGTGAGGGTTGATGATTATCATAAAGCACTTGAGCTGAAAGACCAGGTAGAAGAGATTCTATACCTCGGAGACGCCCTTATAGCCTTTGGAGACTTTGTGGAGAACAACCAGACGCTCTTACCTGCAAATTATGTTGAAGAGTGGTGGATTCAAGAGTTTGTGGAGGCAGTGAACAAGGTCTATGAGCTTGAGCTTAAGCCGTTTCAAGAAAACGAGAAGGAGCTACTCGAAGAGGCCGCGGATTACCTTGAATTGGACGCAGACTTCCTGGCAGAGCTCCTTAAAGACCCAATCAAAGTTAAGCCTTCAATTGAAGACGCGATACACCTCTCGCGCATTCTCAAAATACCCCTCCACCCGTATTACACTCTCTACTGGAATACCTTGGAAGTTGAGGAGCTCATTTCCCTTCAAAACGCCCTCGTGAATGCCAAAATAGAGTGGGAAGAATATAGGGGGTTCAAATACGCAAAAAGGGTCGAAATACCTCTATCTTCCTTAGGAAAAGCAAAGAGATATTTGGAGCTCCTTGGAGTAGAGCATAAGGTTTCCGGAGATCTTGTTGTGATAGA comes from Thermococcus aggregans and encodes:
- a CDS encoding DNA-directed DNA polymerase II small subunit; amino-acid sequence: MDEFVRGLMSNNYLITPPAYFLLSEHYNKDFALPELIKFAKAKGTFIIDETLAEEFLESKGILIKPKHLEKFIMDKKTEEKTAEEQTLEIPETTEVEETPTSVSTPVSEAIEEVEEIEEPQNTPETQEVVMAEVSEESLVEEIEESEELEEEEELEESFEVNGEENGENGEVKRKVVFEEYGVPIVGEEELPEEEEKTYSVYVDFKVSPKEGFEFIAEKIEPDFKVKFDVKNIKLKPPKAKNGTTKEGEIIVKVYENYFKSRLKKIRRILRENPEVSGVIDIGKLSYINPEGDVTIIGLVNSKRETRNGYMFEVEDLTGIIKVFIGRDKEDYKKAFEIMPDSVVAFKGRYSKRGIFFAENIYLPDVPMYKREKPPLEEKVYAVLISDIHVGSTKFCEKAFMKFLEWLNGNVNTKAEEEIVSRIKYLIIAGDVVDGIGIYPGQYNELSIPDIFDQYEALANLLSNVPEHITMFIGPGNHDAARTALPQPEFYKEYAKPLYELKNAIIISNPAVIDLHGREFLVAHGRGIEDVVSYVPNMSHHNPIKPMVELLKLRHLAPTFGGKVPIAPDLEDLLVIESVPDVVHMGHVHVLDYQIYRGVFLLNSATWQAQTEFQKMVNIVPTPAKVPIIDVDTARLRMIVDFSKWCDV
- a CDS encoding ORC1-type DNA replication protein — translated: MLQEGQTNLRSLFEKYLHTQRIFKNKDVLRHSYTPRELPHRREQIETLVHILVPVLRGETPSNIFVYGKTGTGKTVTVRYVTEDLMRISQKYDVPVDVIYLNCEIVDTQYRVLANIVNHFKEESGIEVPLVGWPTDEVYAKLKKVLDMKERFVIIVLDEIDKLVKKSGDDILYSLTRINTELKKAKVSIIGISNDLRFKEYLDPRVLSSLSEEEVVFPPYDANQLRDILMQRAQEAFYEGVLDEAVVPLCAALAAREHGDARRALDLLRVSGEIAEREMAPKVTEKHVWKAQEKIEQDTMEEVIKTLPLHSKILLYAIVLLDENGELPANTGDVYSVYKDLCDYLDLEPLTQRRISDLINELDMLGIINAKVVSKGRYGRTKEIRLNITPYKVKNIYRFEETLRPLISVSMLKQRRLFYG